A segment of the Streptomyces sp. NBC_01235 genome:
CGACGACCGGCGCGACGAACACGCAGACCCGCACGAACCAGGTGATCGCGTTGATGGACAGGTGCAGATGCGTGGCCACGATGTCGTTGCCGCCGCCGATCAGCAGCACCGCGTACAGGCTCAGCCAGGCCACGCCGAGGCCGGTGCGCACGGGCGCGTTGCGGGGCCGGTCGAGGATGTGGTGCTCGCGTTTGTCGCCGGTGATCCACGCCTCGACGAACGGGTAGAGGCCGATGGCCAGCAGGATCAGCGGGAACAGTGAGAAGGGGATGAGGACGCCCAGTTCCAGGGTGTGGCCCCAGGCGTTGATCTCCCATCCCGGCATCACCCGGATCAGCCCCTCGGAGAAGCCGAGGTACCAGTCCGGCTGGGCGCCGGTCGTCACCAGGTCCGGACGGTACGGCCCGAACGCCCACACGGGGTTGACGCTGGCGATCCCGCCCATCACCGCCAGCACACCGAAGACCAGGAAGAAGAACCCGCCCGCCTTCGCCATGTAGACCGGCATGAAGGGCATGCCGACCACGCTCTTCTGGTCGCGCCCGGGCCCCGGGTACTGGGTGTGCTTGTGGAAGAACACCAGGATGAGATGGGCGACGACGAGCCCCAGCATGATCCCGGGCAGCAGCAGGACGTGGATCGGGAAGAACCGCGAGATGATGTCGTGGCCCGGGAACTCCCCGCCGAAGAGGAAGAACGATACGTACGTCCCGACGATCGGGATGGACAGGATCGCGCCGTCGGCGAACCGGACTCCGGTGCCGGAGAGCAGGTCGTCCGGGAGCGAGTAGCCGGTCAGACCGGTGAGGATGCCGAGGAACAACAGCAGCCAGCCGAACAGCCAGTTGACCTCGCGCGGCTTGCGGAACGCGCCGGTGAAGAACACCCGCATCATGTGCACGAGCATGCCGGTGACGAAGACCAGCGCCGCCCAGTGGTGGATTTGCCGGATCAGCAGGCCGCCGCGCACGTCGAAGCTGATGTGGAGCGTCGACTCGTACGCCTTCGTCATCGTGACGCCGTTGAGCGGGACGTACGAGCCGTGGTAGACGACCTCGGCGCTGCTCGGCTCGAAGAACAGGGTGAGATAGACGCCGGTGAGGAGGAGGATCAGGAAGCTGTAGAGGCAGATCTCGCCCAGCATGAAGGACCAGTGGTCGGGGAACACCTTGCGCAGGTTGGCCTTCGCCAGCGCGTACAGCCCGAGCCGTCCGTCGGCCCAGTCGGCGAGCCTCTCGCCCTTGCCGGGCTCCTCCCTCGGCCCCGAACCCCCGCTGTCCGCACCCTCGTTCACCACTCGCACGCCGTCACTCATATGTCGCCGCCTCCCCGTCGGACCAACATCAGAGTGGCACGATCGACCCGCCAGGCCAACGGTGCGAGCAGGAGCCGCGAGGCGGCTACGGCCGTACGATCCCCGCCGCCCGTGCGGCCACCAGCCACTTCGGGAACTCCCCCACCAGCCGGTCGTACAGCTCCGTGTCCGCCACCTTCGCCGGATCCGAACCGGCGTGGAAGAACCCGGCGTTGTCGACCGCCCGCTTCCCCGGCACGGGCAGTTCGTCGAGCTTGCGCAGGAAGTCGAACTGCTTGCTGCCCCGGTCGCCGAAACCGATGAACTGCCAGAACAGCGGCAGCTTCGACGCCTTGCACAGATAGCGTTCCGCGGCGAGCTTGTTGATGGGGCCGCCGTCGGTCTGGAAGACGACGAGCGCCGGGTGCGTCGACCCGCTGTCGAGGTAGTGGTCGATGACGGCGTCCATGGCGAGGTGGTAGCTGGTCTTGCCCATGTGTCCGAGTCCGGCCACGATGCGGTCCACCCGCCCCTGGTGGTCGGCGAGGGCGATGTCGGTGACGGCGTCGACGTCGGTGGAGAAGAAGACGACCGGCACCCGGCCGTCGTCGTCGAGATGCGCGGACAGCCCCAGCACCCGGTCGGCGAGCGCCTGCACACTGCCGTCCTGGTAGTACGGCTTCATCGACCCCGAGTAGTCGACGACGAGATAGACGGCGGCCCGTTGCCCGTCGAGACCGTGCTTGGTGAGAGAAACCCCGGCGCTCTTGTACAGGTTGACCAGCGCGGGTGCGGTCTCCTGGACCTTGGTGAGACTGATCGCGACCATGGCGCACAGCCTCCCACACCCGTCGCGTTCGACCTTTTGTTCGTTCGCCGACCAATGAGTATGGAATGACAAGGTACGTGACATTCCGGCCTTAAAGTGTGCGGCATGAAACGTGCCGCCGCCCTGGTCTGCGCCGCCGTGGCGTCGACGGTGTACCTGCTCACCCCCGCCCGGTTCGCCCAGCCGACGGCCGGCGTCCGGGCGACCCCGCCGGGCCTCGCCGCCCCGGCGCGCAAGGAACTCGCCCAGCAGATCGTGGCGAGCGCCGAGAACGGGACCCTGAACTGGCGCAGTGCATACGGCTACGTCGAGGACATCGGCGACGGCCAGGGTTACACAGCGGGCCTGATCGGTTTCTGTACGGGCACCCACGACCTGCTCACCCTCGTCGAGGGCTACACACGCGACCACCCGCGCAACGCCCTCGCCCGCTACCTCCCGGCCCTGCGCGGGGTCGACGGCACCGCCTCGCACGCGGGTCTGGACCCCGGTTTCCCGGCCGCCTGGCGTACGGAGTCGAAGGTGCCCGCCTTCCGGGCGGCCCAGGACGCCGAGCGCGACCGCATCTACTTCAACCCGGCGGTGCACCGCGGCCGGGCCGACGGCCTGGGCGCGCTGGGCCAGTTCATCTACTACGACGCCCTGGTCTTCCACGGCCCCGGCACGGGCCCGACCAGCTTCGACGGCATCCGCGCCCGCGCGACGCAGCAGGCCCGCACCCCCGCACAGGGCGGCGACGAGGCCGACTACCTCGACGCCTTCCTCGACGCCC
Coding sequences within it:
- the qcrB gene encoding cytochrome bc1 complex cytochrome b subunit produces the protein MSDGVRVVNEGADSGGSGPREEPGKGERLADWADGRLGLYALAKANLRKVFPDHWSFMLGEICLYSFLILLLTGVYLTLFFEPSSAEVVYHGSYVPLNGVTMTKAYESTLHISFDVRGGLLIRQIHHWAALVFVTGMLVHMMRVFFTGAFRKPREVNWLFGWLLLFLGILTGLTGYSLPDDLLSGTGVRFADGAILSIPIVGTYVSFFLFGGEFPGHDIISRFFPIHVLLLPGIMLGLVVAHLILVFFHKHTQYPGPGRDQKSVVGMPFMPVYMAKAGGFFFLVFGVLAVMGGIASVNPVWAFGPYRPDLVTTGAQPDWYLGFSEGLIRVMPGWEINAWGHTLELGVLIPFSLFPLILLAIGLYPFVEAWITGDKREHHILDRPRNAPVRTGLGVAWLSLYAVLLIGGGNDIVATHLHLSINAITWFVRVCVFVAPVVAFTVTKRICLGLQRRDRDKVLHGRETGTIKRLPHGEYVEVHAPLDRAQLFTLTQHEQAPPYEIGPLVDHNGVRRPVTVSQRVRARLARAMFGTDSHIPKPTPEEYRELTGGKGHGHGH
- a CDS encoding vWA domain-containing protein, which produces MVAISLTKVQETAPALVNLYKSAGVSLTKHGLDGQRAAVYLVVDYSGSMKPYYQDGSVQALADRVLGLSAHLDDDGRVPVVFFSTDVDAVTDIALADHQGRVDRIVAGLGHMGKTSYHLAMDAVIDHYLDSGSTHPALVVFQTDGGPINKLAAERYLCKASKLPLFWQFIGFGDRGSKQFDFLRKLDELPVPGKRAVDNAGFFHAGSDPAKVADTELYDRLVGEFPKWLVAARAAGIVRP
- a CDS encoding chitosanase — translated: MKRAAALVCAAVASTVYLLTPARFAQPTAGVRATPPGLAAPARKELAQQIVASAENGTLNWRSAYGYVEDIGDGQGYTAGLIGFCTGTHDLLTLVEGYTRDHPRNALARYLPALRGVDGTASHAGLDPGFPAAWRTESKVPAFRAAQDAERDRIYFNPAVHRGRADGLGALGQFIYYDALVFHGPGTGPTSFDGIRARATQQARTPAQGGDEADYLDAFLDARRLAMLTRHPGADTSRVDTTQRRFLHEGNLDLRPPLRWQVYGETYRVP